In one Dehalogenimonas formicexedens genomic region, the following are encoded:
- a CDS encoding DUF6629 family protein — MNGSAGSFQELQNKPMCFSAVASFTGGAVISGVGIAAQRERIRPEQRLFASIPLIFALQQFAEGVLWLTLRSGGHIAIQNTATYVFLTVALAAWPTLVPLSVLLMEKVKARRIFLAFLVAAGGIVSVLNAYSLLNYPVTVQIQGSHIQYNNSFPTSWGLIPILYGISVILPLWVSSVKHVWLLGLAIAVSLMVTVIFYTQYVTSVWCFFAALMSVIIIWILRTSRNSARIESS, encoded by the coding sequence ATGAACGGGAGCGCAGGTAGTTTTCAGGAGTTGCAAAATAAGCCTATGTGCTTCTCAGCAGTAGCCAGTTTTACCGGCGGTGCGGTGATTTCCGGGGTCGGAATCGCCGCCCAACGTGAAAGGATCAGACCGGAGCAGCGGCTTTTCGCAAGCATACCCTTGATTTTCGCCCTGCAGCAGTTCGCAGAGGGAGTCCTCTGGCTGACTCTGAGATCAGGCGGCCACATCGCTATCCAAAATACCGCCACCTATGTTTTTCTGACAGTCGCACTGGCAGCCTGGCCGACTCTTGTTCCGCTATCTGTATTACTGATGGAGAAAGTTAAAGCACGCAGAATATTCCTGGCGTTTTTGGTTGCTGCCGGAGGGATCGTCTCAGTTTTGAACGCATACAGCCTGTTGAACTACCCGGTAACGGTTCAAATCCAGGGTTCGCATATTCAATATAACAATAGTTTCCCAACTTCGTGGGGACTTATTCCGATTCTTTACGGCATTTCCGTCATCTTACCACTGTGGGTTTCGTCGGTTAAGCACGTTTGGCTGCTGGGATTGGCGATAGCCGTTTCCCTGATGGTGACGGTGATCTTCTATACCCAATATGTTACCTCTGTATGGTGTTTTTTCGCCGCCCTGATGAGCGTCATCATTATTTGGATACTGCGGACCTCTCGAAATTCAGCCAGGATCGAATCATCATAA
- a CDS encoding glycerol-3-phosphate acyltransferase, translated as MIWLIITSYFIGAFPTAYITGRLLGRPDIMTLGDGNGGSQNVARSYGLKYGLLVFIVDSLKGALVIGLASSLVGTLPAMLWAGTVCVLGHTWSVFLGFRGGRGEATAIGVLTTLIPLPMIIAGTFAVGTLIWTKSVIKTSIVLFAPLSPLCWYTGVSKQLTIYSVMLPVILGIIYLTKERQKLAGMVPHPCPETPSDDKKASNPDSF; from the coding sequence ATGATTTGGCTAATCATAACCAGCTATTTTATCGGCGCATTTCCAACCGCCTACATAACCGGGCGGTTGCTTGGGCGCCCCGATATTATGACTTTGGGCGATGGCAACGGCGGATCCCAGAACGTTGCCCGCTCTTATGGCCTCAAATACGGCCTTTTGGTATTTATCGTCGATTCGCTTAAAGGGGCGCTGGTGATCGGCCTAGCGTCATCGCTTGTCGGTACTCTGCCGGCGATGCTGTGGGCAGGCACAGTATGTGTTCTGGGACACACCTGGTCAGTGTTTCTGGGCTTCCGGGGCGGCCGCGGCGAGGCTACCGCGATCGGCGTGTTGACGACACTCATTCCCCTGCCGATGATCATTGCAGGCACGTTCGCCGTCGGCACCTTGATCTGGACTAAAAGCGTCATCAAAACGAGCATCGTTTTGTTCGCGCCGTTGAGCCCGCTCTGCTGGTACACCGGCGTTTCGAAACAACTGACAATCTATTCAGTGATGTTGCCGGTGATCCTGGGGATCATCTACCTCACCAAAGAGCGGCAAAAACTGGCGGGTATGGTTCCTCATCCCTGCCCTGAAACCCCGTCTGACGACAAAAAAGCCTCGAACCCCGATTCTTTTTAG
- a CDS encoding glycosyltransferase family 87 protein, protein MSNHHGTPRIFLFFIAVILKLTASAVSGAAFVVHSGLLYTLGIVLWLFWFALLWFIALPVTDALLKKHGRRLKKVAIAIIAFVILLSGLEFFGAMTGKIGDFQSNFLGADTHNLLGALQTGYGYNDSTVLCQQASENLLQGKNPYQSSNIVAGGIEFGVPYDRLTPIQTGRFTGSFPYPTGPEMETVWDEAVLNPADPPPEFESGMNYPAASFVLPALFVAAGITDIRWIYLLFVLAGVIFVVWKSPPKLRLWLLAGIIASVEIWNSLASGETGILFFPFLLASWVMWRKNWWLSAIFMGIAISIKQLPWFFVPFYLILIFRFFGVRRTFLTSAIVLGVFAAFNLPFIMSDPGLWLHSITAPMIDRFFPIGVGFVSLEISGYLKIDSRLFFGALELAAGLAGMIWYYLNCRRYPYTGLILAVLPLFFAWRSLWSYFFYFDVIILAMIISDEYAENKKPLTSALVYPPS, encoded by the coding sequence GTGTCTAATCATCACGGAACTCCCCGCATATTCCTGTTTTTTATTGCGGTAATCCTCAAATTAACCGCGTCCGCCGTATCGGGTGCGGCGTTCGTAGTGCATTCCGGTTTACTCTACACCTTGGGCATCGTCCTGTGGCTTTTTTGGTTTGCTTTACTATGGTTCATAGCTTTACCTGTCACCGACGCTTTACTCAAGAAACACGGGCGGCGGCTAAAAAAGGTCGCGATCGCAATCATAGCATTCGTCATATTGCTCTCAGGGCTTGAGTTTTTCGGAGCGATGACCGGGAAAATAGGAGATTTCCAATCAAATTTTCTGGGCGCCGATACTCATAACCTGTTGGGGGCATTGCAAACCGGCTACGGCTACAACGATTCCACGGTGCTTTGCCAGCAAGCTTCGGAGAACCTGCTGCAAGGCAAGAACCCGTACCAATCGTCAAACATCGTCGCCGGGGGCATCGAATTTGGAGTCCCTTACGATAGACTCACGCCGATTCAAACGGGTAGGTTCACCGGCAGTTTTCCATACCCCACCGGGCCGGAAATGGAGACTGTGTGGGACGAGGCCGTCCTGAATCCGGCTGACCCGCCTCCGGAGTTCGAATCCGGAATGAACTACCCTGCCGCCAGTTTCGTTTTACCGGCTCTCTTCGTAGCGGCAGGAATAACTGACATCCGCTGGATCTACCTGCTGTTTGTGCTCGCGGGGGTAATCTTTGTTGTCTGGAAATCACCGCCGAAACTGCGCCTGTGGCTTTTGGCGGGGATTATCGCCAGCGTGGAAATCTGGAACTCACTAGCCAGTGGCGAGACGGGGATTTTGTTCTTCCCGTTCCTCCTGGCGAGTTGGGTAATGTGGAGAAAAAACTGGTGGTTATCGGCAATTTTCATGGGGATCGCGATAAGCATCAAACAGTTACCGTGGTTTTTTGTGCCGTTTTATCTGATCCTCATTTTCCGGTTTTTTGGAGTCCGGCGGACATTCTTAACTTCGGCAATCGTGCTGGGAGTGTTTGCGGCTTTCAATCTGCCGTTCATTATGAGCGATCCGGGCTTGTGGCTCCATTCGATAACAGCACCGATGATCGATCGCTTCTTCCCCATCGGGGTCGGGTTTGTATCGCTGGAGATCAGCGGCTATTTGAAAATCGATTCCAGGTTGTTTTTCGGGGCTCTTGAGCTTGCCGCCGGATTGGCTGGAATGATCTGGTATTATTTGAATTGCCGCAGGTATCCCTACACGGGACTAATCCTGGCCGTTTTGCCGCTCTTTTTCGCCTGGAGGAGCCTATGGTCGTATTTCTTCTATTTTGACGTAATTATTCTGGCTATGATCATCTCCGATGAATACGCCGAAAATAAAAAACCGCTAACATCGGCCTTGGTGTACCCGCCCTCCTGA